The proteins below are encoded in one region of Halobaculum roseum:
- a CDS encoding DUF7344 domain-containing protein: MTAESTTQPEIEPEHEIDADDDDERETEPDPLPLDLTFEILKNQRRRLVLSHLRSVDGESTIGELAEHIAAIENDCDVQALGAQQRKRVYIGLYQCHLPKMDDAGVIDFNQSRGRVELEPEAGPLYEYLVDEDDEDEGSESESVDPRPYGAATVGVGALFGVAQFMGHHLLASALMFGFLTAVLYLGRRSLTSE; the protein is encoded by the coding sequence ATGACCGCTGAGTCGACGACGCAGCCAGAGATCGAACCGGAACACGAGATCGATGCCGATGACGACGACGAACGAGAAACCGAGCCGGACCCGTTACCGCTGGATCTGACCTTCGAGATCCTGAAGAACCAACGCCGGCGACTCGTGTTGAGTCACCTCAGATCGGTCGACGGCGAGTCGACGATCGGCGAGCTCGCCGAACACATCGCCGCGATCGAGAACGACTGCGACGTGCAGGCGCTCGGCGCCCAACAGCGCAAGCGCGTGTACATCGGGCTGTACCAGTGTCACCTCCCGAAGATGGACGATGCGGGGGTCATCGACTTCAACCAGAGCCGGGGTCGGGTCGAACTCGAACCGGAGGCCGGGCCGCTGTACGAGTATCTGGTCGACGAGGACGACGAGGACGAGGGATCCGAGTCCGAATCCGTCGATCCGCGACCGTACGGCGCGGCGACGGTCGGCGTCGGCGCGCTCTTCGGCGTCGCGCAGTTCATGGGGCATCACCTCCTGGCGAGCGCGTTGATGTTCGGGTTCCTGACGGCCGTGCTCTATCTCGGTCGTCGATCGTTGACGAGCGAGTAA
- a CDS encoding PKD domain-containing protein — MGTYSEPAVSRVVVIVLLLVAAPAVGPLADTARAAAGDDQTFAVAQGDSCYAVATHENGSRNVTAFYDYRNPYPSITGRPAASTYSSYGTDRFQRTGTSALLFYAGPDDTSMVVVHGRRGDEAGGSTVNYRISGLPDGSWAVRDDEYPLMDDEWDIGASTTSVDWKWADNRTDGGAYRGFDSLSGTTVIDPRYNERAPSWGDWGYSGSEENRITDWVLYGGDGAEHSLALDRRVFIHAGGCVDANVSASLRAPSDAPAGENVTLDASGTSAAGTVAGYEWDFDADGDVDAVTEGPTVRHAFEEEREHTVRVTPFDTYGNGDTAETTFVVGEPYAPDATLSASPSTVTVNQSLTLDASESTDNGTIVRYDWDLDGDGTIDANTTEPTLTTAFESAGDREVTVTAVDDTNQTGSASVTVDVTPDRPPSASLTGPEDVAVGEDLTLDASESTDDRGVVRYEWDIDGDGTVDANTTEPTYSFAYEDAGTVDATVTAVDEQGQTGTATTTVRVGVTASLSAPAESLVTRPVTLDASESTIDGDDAIYRWDPDGDGDVDANTTEPTLAHAYNETGSYTPRVVVSDGENITDEATASVAVEAQAALTVPESVVVGESVTLDAGGSAVGGSNVTYEWDLDGDGEFETSASASPTISHAYNESGTYTPGVRVTSDAGETLTASASVSVEEPNPSIDADATEVEAERSVAFDADAGVGDGSSVGFRWEFGDGTTADGRSVEHAYAESGRYTVTLSVLMGGSAIASTDLPVNVTEAPEDPGGGSSGGSSGGNSGGSSSGPPGGNTGGSSGGDPGGNAGGSSGGSAEGSSDETSDGDAGSEPAADLEPEYTNVTATVNDTDLVTGDTLVATATVSNVGNGSGTKTIEFEVDGEQVDSRQFTLEPNQSRTVRFTWTFEEPDVYSVEIDRSERFLINVTPPQPNVSVAELNANPDEIDAGEEIRFTAVVRNDGRAAGSEVVALRLFNETVATENVTVQPGTSTRVTFTRRIVAAGEYNASVGDRTVAFAVRPTTTATEGHGTATGSSTLTNAPGFGPLAATVAIAGAAALLARRRRRTR, encoded by the coding sequence ATGGGAACGTACTCCGAACCGGCGGTGTCTCGAGTGGTGGTCATCGTTCTCCTTCTCGTGGCCGCGCCCGCCGTGGGGCCGCTCGCGGACACCGCGCGGGCGGCCGCCGGCGACGATCAGACGTTCGCCGTCGCGCAGGGGGACTCGTGTTACGCCGTGGCGACACACGAGAACGGCTCACGGAACGTCACGGCGTTCTACGACTATCGGAACCCGTACCCGTCGATCACGGGGCGTCCGGCGGCGTCGACGTACAGCTCGTACGGCACCGATCGGTTCCAGCGAACAGGGACGAGCGCCCTCCTGTTTTACGCCGGGCCAGACGACACAAGCATGGTGGTCGTCCACGGTCGTCGGGGCGACGAGGCCGGCGGAAGTACGGTGAACTACCGGATCAGCGGGCTCCCGGACGGGTCGTGGGCGGTGCGCGACGACGAGTACCCGCTCATGGACGACGAGTGGGACATCGGCGCATCGACGACCTCGGTCGACTGGAAGTGGGCGGACAACCGCACCGATGGCGGCGCCTACCGCGGCTTCGACTCGCTGTCGGGGACGACCGTGATCGACCCACGGTACAACGAGCGCGCGCCGTCGTGGGGAGACTGGGGGTACTCGGGGAGCGAGGAGAACCGGATAACCGACTGGGTGCTCTACGGCGGCGACGGTGCCGAGCACTCGCTCGCGCTCGACCGCCGGGTGTTCATCCACGCCGGCGGCTGCGTCGACGCCAACGTGAGCGCGTCGCTGCGGGCGCCGAGCGACGCCCCGGCCGGCGAGAACGTCACCCTCGACGCGAGCGGCACGAGCGCCGCGGGGACGGTCGCGGGCTACGAGTGGGACTTCGACGCCGACGGCGATGTCGACGCCGTCACCGAGGGGCCGACCGTGCGTCACGCGTTCGAGGAGGAGCGCGAACACACCGTCCGCGTGACGCCGTTCGACACGTACGGGAACGGCGACACCGCCGAGACGACGTTCGTCGTCGGCGAGCCGTACGCCCCGGACGCGACGCTTTCGGCGTCGCCGTCGACGGTCACGGTGAACCAGTCGCTCACGCTCGACGCGAGCGAGTCGACGGACAACGGGACGATCGTCCGCTACGACTGGGATCTCGACGGCGACGGCACGATCGACGCGAACACGACCGAACCGACGCTCACCACCGCCTTCGAGTCGGCCGGCGACCGGGAGGTGACCGTCACCGCCGTCGACGACACGAACCAGACCGGAAGCGCGTCCGTGACGGTCGACGTGACGCCCGACCGGCCGCCGAGCGCGTCGCTGACGGGACCGGAGGACGTCGCGGTCGGCGAGGACCTCACCCTCGATGCGAGCGAGTCGACCGACGACCGAGGGGTCGTCCGCTACGAGTGGGACATCGACGGGGACGGAACGGTCGACGCGAACACGACCGAGCCGACGTATTCGTTCGCCTACGAGGACGCCGGGACCGTCGACGCGACCGTCACCGCCGTCGACGAGCAGGGACAGACGGGTACCGCGACGACCACCGTGCGCGTGGGCGTCACCGCGTCGTTGTCGGCACCCGCGGAGTCGCTGGTGACGCGACCCGTCACCCTCGACGCGAGCGAGTCGACGATAGACGGAGACGACGCGATCTACCGCTGGGACCCCGACGGCGACGGAGATGTCGACGCGAACACCACCGAGCCGACGCTGGCACACGCGTACAACGAGACGGGAAGCTACACCCCGCGCGTCGTCGTGAGCGACGGGGAGAACATCACGGACGAGGCGACCGCGAGCGTCGCGGTCGAGGCCCAGGCGGCCCTCACGGTGCCCGAATCGGTCGTCGTCGGTGAGTCGGTCACGCTCGACGCCGGCGGGAGCGCCGTCGGCGGGTCGAACGTCACCTACGAGTGGGACCTCGACGGCGACGGCGAGTTCGAGACGAGCGCGAGCGCGTCGCCGACGATCTCACACGCGTACAACGAGTCGGGAACGTACACGCCGGGGGTTCGCGTGACCAGCGACGCCGGCGAGACGCTGACGGCGAGCGCGAGCGTCTCCGTCGAGGAACCGAACCCGTCCATCGATGCCGACGCGACCGAGGTCGAGGCGGAGCGGTCGGTCGCGTTCGACGCGGACGCGGGCGTCGGGGACGGCTCCTCCGTCGGGTTCAGATGGGAGTTCGGCGACGGAACGACTGCTGACGGGCGGTCCGTCGAACACGCCTACGCCGAATCGGGGCGGTACACGGTGACGCTGAGCGTGCTGATGGGCGGAAGCGCGATCGCGAGCACGGACCTGCCGGTGAACGTCACCGAGGCGCCGGAGGATCCCGGTGGCGGCAGTTCGGGCGGTTCCTCCGGCGGTAACTCGGGCGGGTCGTCCAGTGGGCCCCCCGGCGGCAACACGGGCGGGAGTTCCGGAGGCGACCCCGGCGGGAACGCCGGCGGTAGCTCCGGAGGGTCCGCCGAGGGTAGCTCCGACGAGACCTCGGACGGCGACGCCGGGAGCGAGCCGGCGGCCGACCTCGAGCCGGAGTACACGAACGTGACGGCGACGGTCAACGACACGGACCTCGTGACCGGCGACACCCTCGTCGCGACGGCGACGGTGAGCAACGTCGGGAACGGCTCCGGGACCAAGACGATCGAGTTCGAGGTCGACGGCGAACAGGTCGATTCCCGGCAGTTCACCCTCGAACCCAACCAGAGCCGGACCGTCCGGTTCACCTGGACGTTCGAGGAGCCCGACGTGTACTCGGTCGAGATCGACCGGAGCGAGCGGTTCCTGATCAACGTGACGCCGCCGCAGCCGAACGTCTCGGTCGCCGAGTTGAACGCGAACCCCGACGAGATCGACGCCGGCGAGGAGATCAGGTTCACGGCGGTGGTGCGCAACGACGGGCGCGCGGCCGGGTCGGAGGTGGTCGCGCTCCGGCTGTTCAACGAGACCGTCGCCACGGAAAACGTGACCGTCCAGCCTGGCACGAGCACACGGGTGACGTTCACCAGGCGGATCGTCGCCGCGGGCGAGTACAACGCCAGTGTCGGGGACCGGACGGTCGCGTTCGCCGTCCGCCCCACGACCACGGCGACCGAAGGTCACGGGACCGCCACCGGCAGCAGCACCCTGACGAACGCGCCGGGGTTCGGGCCGCTCGCGGCGACGGTGGCGATCGCCGGCGCCGCCGCGCTGCTGGCCCGCCGGCGCCGCCGTACCCGGTGA
- a CDS encoding metal-dependent hydrolase, with protein sequence MAIAYLAYSGYAHVRGRQPSATTALVVVVAAVVPDVIDKPLSWWLAVFPSGRSLGHSAFTAVGVVAITGAVQRRVGPVGLTPAVAIGYVSHLLGDVAYPLLVKDTLSVEFLLWPLVPAVNDPTPPPFTYVSELFAAYLGYLSTPAGATYLVLDLVLLLGTATLWIRDGAPGARWIREWTTDSDGQ encoded by the coding sequence ATGGCGATCGCGTACCTCGCGTACTCGGGATACGCCCACGTTCGAGGGCGCCAGCCGTCCGCAACGACCGCCCTCGTGGTAGTAGTAGCCGCGGTCGTGCCCGACGTGATCGACAAGCCGTTGTCGTGGTGGCTCGCCGTCTTCCCGTCCGGCCGGTCGCTCGGTCACTCGGCATTCACGGCCGTGGGCGTCGTCGCGATCACTGGCGCCGTCCAACGGCGCGTCGGCCCGGTCGGTCTCACCCCCGCGGTCGCCATCGGGTACGTCTCACACCTCCTCGGCGACGTGGCGTATCCACTGCTGGTTAAGGACACGCTTAGCGTCGAGTTCCTACTGTGGCCGCTGGTGCCCGCTGTGAACGACCCCACACCGCCACCGTTCACGTACGTGTCCGAGCTGTTCGCTGCCTATCTCGGATACCTCTCGACGCCTGCGGGAGCGACGTATCTGGTACTGGATCTCGTTCTCCTGCTCGGAACCGCGACACTGTGGATCCGAGATGGCGCTCCCGGGGCCAGATGGATCCGGGAGTGGACTACCGACTCAGACGGGCAGTGA
- a CDS encoding right-handed parallel beta-helix repeat-containing protein codes for MDMRPDWRSETRRRVVIALVTAMVVATAMPAAAVATTQASGTINAGPDGVTYLDHCATLDDAGTYVLDRDVRSTDGDCFTVTADDVRLLGAGHAVVGENATGSAIVVDGATGVHVEGFDAVDWWRGVTVVDAADVTVEGVAVENASADGVRIRDSASVTVANGSVVASGGHAIAVLESETTTVERMRLVNNTGDGVSVRRSETTTVRESAIVNNGGMGVAVADDSDPIERTPDVPSWLLPLLGGGGYDGLGGLFAPTDAAPDRASVVVADNRIAANRYEGVFVRGQNGSRISGNVVSGATDGIRLLNASDGTVVGNNVSGSTDDGIALASTGQTTVAENRLVDNANDGVYVFGSGNVLTNNTLAGNGDDGLDLDSGVDNRVISNVAHDNVDDGVFLREADSNVVARNVLRDNGDDGFDIRGSTDNDVHNNTVCRNANRDMQVRLGVEGNDVRDNSC; via the coding sequence ATGGATATGAGACCAGACTGGCGGAGTGAGACCCGACGGCGCGTCGTTATCGCGCTCGTCACGGCGATGGTCGTCGCGACGGCGATGCCGGCGGCAGCAGTGGCGACGACGCAGGCGTCCGGGACGATCAACGCGGGACCGGACGGCGTCACCTATCTCGACCACTGTGCCACCCTCGATGACGCCGGCACGTACGTCCTCGATCGCGACGTGCGGTCGACCGACGGGGACTGCTTCACGGTGACGGCCGACGACGTGCGGTTGTTGGGTGCGGGCCACGCGGTGGTCGGCGAGAACGCAACCGGCTCGGCGATCGTCGTCGACGGCGCGACCGGCGTCCACGTCGAGGGCTTCGACGCGGTCGACTGGTGGCGCGGCGTCACGGTCGTCGACGCCGCGGACGTGACCGTCGAGGGCGTGGCCGTCGAGAACGCGAGCGCCGACGGCGTCCGGATCCGCGACTCCGCGAGCGTCACCGTCGCCAACGGGAGCGTCGTCGCGTCCGGCGGCCACGCGATCGCCGTGCTCGAAAGCGAGACCACGACCGTCGAGCGGATGCGCCTCGTGAACAACACCGGCGACGGCGTGTCGGTTCGGCGGTCGGAGACGACGACGGTCCGCGAGAGCGCCATCGTGAACAACGGCGGGATGGGCGTCGCCGTCGCGGACGACTCCGACCCGATCGAGCGCACTCCGGACGTTCCCTCCTGGCTGCTGCCGCTGCTCGGCGGCGGCGGGTACGACGGCCTCGGCGGGCTGTTCGCCCCGACGGATGCCGCCCCCGACCGGGCGTCGGTCGTCGTCGCCGACAACCGGATCGCGGCCAACCGCTACGAGGGGGTGTTCGTCCGTGGACAGAACGGGAGCCGGATCTCTGGTAACGTCGTCTCCGGCGCGACCGACGGGATCCGCCTCCTCAACGCCTCCGACGGGACCGTCGTCGGGAACAACGTCTCCGGCAGCACCGACGACGGCATCGCGCTCGCGTCCACGGGCCAGACGACCGTGGCGGAGAACCGCCTCGTCGACAACGCCAACGACGGCGTCTACGTGTTCGGGTCCGGGAACGTCCTGACGAACAACACGCTCGCGGGCAACGGCGACGACGGCCTCGACCTCGACAGCGGCGTCGACAACAGGGTGATCTCGAACGTCGCGCACGACAACGTCGACGACGGCGTCTTCCTCCGCGAGGCGGACAGCAACGTCGTCGCGCGCAACGTCCTCCGGGACAACGGAGACGACGGCTTCGACATCCGGGGTTCGACCGATAACGACGTCCACAACAACACCGTGTGTCGCAACGCCAACCGCGACATGCAGGTCCGCCTGGGTGTCGAGGGGAACGACGTACGCGACAACTCCTGCTGA
- a CDS encoding sugar phosphate nucleotidyltransferase — MHAVILAAGRGTRMRPLSRITPKPMLPVGDRPLVAHVADAAVAGGADDLIFVVGDGDGHLREYFGDSYRGVPVTYAVQDPPAGTADAVRCATPYIDGRFAVLNGDNLFEAEAIARLFDHDAAVLAHRVDDPREYGVLSTDGSRVTGIVEKPDDPPTDLANAGAYVFPESMCDAFDVPRSSRGEYEITDAVESLIAECDVAAVTTSRWLDVARPDDFVRANELVLAEGVPVEDGDHWGDGVYVAPGASVADDATVHGPAMIGANAVIEADAVIRGPSVVGAGASVGPEAELTRSVLFPGARVGSRVILHGVVLGPRCDLSTGACVSGTHQSGETTSVVATHSPLESALGY; from the coding sequence ATGCACGCAGTGATACTGGCGGCCGGGCGCGGCACCCGAATGCGGCCGCTCTCGCGGATCACGCCGAAGCCGATGCTTCCCGTCGGGGACCGCCCGCTCGTCGCACACGTCGCGGACGCGGCCGTCGCCGGCGGCGCCGACGACCTTATCTTCGTCGTCGGGGACGGCGACGGACACCTGCGAGAGTACTTCGGCGACAGCTACCGGGGCGTTCCGGTGACGTACGCCGTGCAGGATCCGCCGGCGGGCACCGCCGACGCAGTTCGCTGTGCGACGCCGTACATCGACGGCCGCTTCGCCGTCCTCAACGGCGACAACCTGTTCGAGGCCGAGGCGATCGCCCGCCTGTTCGATCACGACGCCGCGGTGTTGGCCCACCGCGTCGACGACCCGCGCGAGTACGGCGTCCTCTCGACGGACGGGTCGCGCGTCACGGGCATCGTCGAGAAGCCCGACGACCCCCCGACTGATCTCGCGAACGCGGGCGCGTACGTCTTCCCGGAGTCGATGTGCGACGCTTTCGATGTCCCGCGCAGCAGCCGCGGGGAGTACGAGATCACCGACGCGGTGGAGTCCCTCATCGCCGAGTGCGACGTGGCGGCCGTGACGACTTCCCGGTGGCTGGACGTCGCGCGCCCGGACGACTTCGTCCGGGCGAACGAACTCGTGCTCGCCGAGGGGGTCCCCGTGGAGGACGGCGACCACTGGGGCGACGGCGTGTACGTCGCACCCGGCGCCAGCGTCGCCGACGACGCGACCGTCCACGGCCCCGCGATGATCGGCGCGAACGCCGTGATCGAGGCCGACGCGGTGATCCGCGGTCCGAGCGTCGTCGGCGCGGGCGCGAGCGTCGGCCCTGAGGCGGAGCTGACGCGATCGGTGCTGTTCCCGGGCGCGCGGGTCGGGTCCCGCGTCATCCTCCACGGGGTCGTCCTCGGACCCAGGTGTGACCTCTCCACGGGCGCGTGCGTCTCCGGGACGCACCAGTCCGGCGAGACCACGTCGGTCGTTGCCACGCACAGCCCACTGGAGTCGGCACTCGGCTACTGA
- a CDS encoding glycosyltransferase: MYRGQTVGVVIPAYNEEPFVRETIVTVPAFVDRIYVVDDASTDDTWTEIQRAVALDRARSDRRGRSERNRKHDRHNSSDRQESRPERPDGARGTDESTRTDGPFDERIVAIRHEENRGVGGAIKTGYLHARDDDIAATAVMGGDGQMDPDVLGTLFDPIVDGEADYVKGNRFVGRRDRGDMPRLRFVGNAMLGALTKIASGYWSTGDPQSGYTAISRRALHEADIEGMYEFYGYCNDLLVKLNVARLRVVDLPNPIIYGDEESHIRYRTYVPRVSWMLLRNFLWRLRTNYLVYDFHPLVVAYGVGAGASALGAVGLFASLASVAGLVGAGSAAASTVGVAGLVSALLFVVGACALVGAMAMDISENDHLDDVLFPDRGGPTGGPVESGPDVLPSVAGDTESNGSQVSRKSGSTIESDGGRRTGPSDADSEAPPGSDG; the protein is encoded by the coding sequence ATGTATCGAGGACAGACGGTCGGGGTTGTCATCCCGGCGTACAACGAGGAACCGTTCGTCCGCGAGACGATCGTGACGGTCCCCGCGTTCGTCGATCGGATCTACGTCGTCGACGACGCCTCCACCGACGACACCTGGACGGAGATCCAGCGCGCGGTCGCGCTGGACCGCGCCCGATCCGACCGACGGGGCCGGTCCGAACGGAACCGAAAGCACGATAGGCACAATAGCTCAGATAGGCAAGAGAGTCGTCCCGAACGACCCGACGGCGCCCGCGGAACCGACGAATCGACGCGAACCGACGGCCCCTTCGACGAGCGGATCGTCGCCATTCGTCACGAGGAGAACAGGGGCGTCGGCGGCGCGATCAAGACCGGCTACCTCCACGCGCGCGACGACGACATCGCCGCGACCGCCGTGATGGGCGGCGACGGACAGATGGACCCGGACGTGCTCGGGACGCTGTTCGACCCGATCGTCGACGGCGAGGCGGACTACGTCAAGGGCAACCGGTTCGTCGGGCGACGCGACCGCGGGGACATGCCGCGGCTCCGGTTCGTCGGGAACGCGATGCTGGGCGCGCTGACGAAGATCGCGAGCGGCTACTGGTCGACCGGCGATCCCCAGAGCGGGTACACGGCCATCTCACGGCGCGCCCTCCACGAGGCCGACATCGAGGGGATGTACGAGTTCTACGGCTACTGCAACGATCTGCTCGTGAAGCTCAACGTGGCCCGGCTGCGGGTCGTCGACCTCCCGAACCCGATCATCTACGGCGACGAGGAGAGTCACATCCGCTACCGGACGTACGTCCCGCGGGTGTCGTGGATGTTGCTTCGCAACTTCCTGTGGCGCTTGCGGACGAACTACCTCGTGTACGACTTCCACCCGCTCGTCGTCGCGTACGGCGTCGGCGCCGGCGCGAGCGCGCTCGGCGCGGTCGGGCTGTTCGCGTCGCTGGCGTCGGTGGCCGGTCTCGTCGGTGCCGGGTCCGCCGCGGCGTCGACTGTCGGCGTCGCCGGGCTGGTCTCCGCGCTGCTGTTCGTCGTCGGCGCGTGCGCGCTCGTCGGGGCGATGGCGATGGACATCAGCGAGAACGACCACCTGGACGACGTGCTGTTTCCCGACCGTGGGGGACCGACCGGGGGACCGGTCGAATCGGGGCCGGACGTCCTCCCGTCGGTCGCCGGGGACACGGAGTCGAACGGGTCTCAGGTGTCGCGGAAGTCGGGTTCGACCATCGAATCCGACGGCGGCCGTCGGACGGGACCGTCCGACGCGGACTCCGAGGCGCCTCCCGGCTCGGACGGGTAG
- the glmM gene encoding phosphoglucosamine mutase codes for MFGTSGIRGTVGEEVTASVALDVGRAVASEGARRVVIGRDPRSTGPALVDAATAGLRECGADAVSLGEVPTPTVARAVEWYGADAGIAVTASHNPASDNGLKLWTDDGAAYVGTAQDAVAERIRENAFDLVGWNEYGSRMRSRRARSRHVDAVVDAVDGDIGLDVVLDVGNGSGRITATILRDLGCTVRTLAAEPDGSFPSRPSEPTADNCGTLREVVAATDADLGIAHDGDADRMRAATGSGEFPSGDVLLALFARDIAAAGDRVAVPIDTSIAVDTTLEAIGASTVHTRVGDGYVAERTRETDVVFGGEPSGAWIWPELARCPDGPLAAAKLAELVARRGPLDDLAAQVETVPLRRANIETDAKHDLVAHVADRVADRYANVSTVDGVRVDVDAGWFLVRASGTQPLVRVTAEAGIESEMESLFETATDLVREAKRAVAAPASD; via the coding sequence ATGTTCGGAACGAGCGGTATCAGGGGAACCGTGGGCGAGGAGGTCACCGCGTCGGTCGCGCTCGACGTGGGTCGGGCCGTCGCCTCCGAGGGCGCGAGACGGGTCGTGATCGGTCGCGACCCCCGATCGACCGGGCCCGCGCTCGTCGACGCGGCGACCGCCGGGCTGCGCGAGTGCGGCGCCGACGCCGTCTCGCTGGGTGAGGTACCGACGCCGACGGTCGCGCGGGCCGTCGAGTGGTACGGCGCCGACGCGGGGATCGCCGTCACCGCCTCGCACAACCCCGCCTCCGACAACGGCCTGAAGCTGTGGACCGACGACGGCGCCGCCTACGTCGGCACCGCACAGGACGCCGTCGCCGAGCGGATCCGCGAGAACGCGTTCGACCTCGTCGGCTGGAACGAGTACGGTAGCCGCATGCGGAGCCGACGCGCGCGCTCGCGCCACGTCGACGCCGTCGTGGACGCTGTCGACGGAGATATCGGGCTCGACGTGGTCCTCGACGTGGGCAACGGCAGCGGCCGGATCACCGCGACGATCCTCCGGGATCTCGGCTGTACCGTCCGGACGCTCGCGGCCGAACCCGACGGCTCGTTCCCGAGCCGACCCAGCGAGCCGACCGCGGACAACTGCGGGACGCTGCGGGAGGTCGTCGCCGCGACCGACGCCGACCTCGGGATCGCCCACGACGGCGACGCCGACCGGATGCGCGCGGCGACAGGGTCGGGGGAGTTCCCCTCCGGCGACGTACTCCTGGCGCTGTTCGCGCGCGACATCGCCGCCGCCGGCGACCGCGTCGCCGTCCCGATCGACACCAGCATCGCCGTCGACACGACGCTGGAGGCGATCGGCGCCTCGACGGTCCACACGCGGGTCGGCGACGGCTACGTCGCCGAGCGGACCCGCGAGACCGACGTAGTCTTCGGCGGCGAGCCCAGCGGGGCGTGGATCTGGCCGGAGCTGGCCCGCTGTCCGGACGGCCCGCTCGCCGCGGCGAAGCTGGCCGAGCTGGTCGCGCGACGGGGGCCGCTCGACGACCTGGCGGCCCAAGTCGAGACCGTCCCCCTGCGCCGCGCGAACATCGAGACCGACGCGAAACACGATCTCGTCGCGCACGTCGCCGACCGCGTCGCCGACCGGTACGCGAACGTCTCCACCGTCGACGGCGTCCGCGTCGACGTCGACGCCGGCTGGTTCCTCGTGCGCGCCAGCGGGACGCAGCCGCTCGTGCGCGTCACCGCCGAGGCCGGCATCGAATCCGAGATGGAGTCGCTGTTCGAGACGGCGACCGACCTCGTCAGGGAGGCGAAGCGGGCCGTCGCCGCCCCGGCGTCTGATTGA
- a CDS encoding glucose-1-phosphate thymidylyltransferase — MLGVLASGGEIGTAYAPSTSAAQVSVAGTPVAVRVADSMVRAGVDELLVTGVEPTVQRRLLDRYPEIVTTERADPPTAHDRVVRLPATAIVSPGALDALGRRNAAYLRRPGEPLPPLDGPEVRPLLVPTDAFEGRPPTAAVEVARELATDAAIDPIEHEHVADVRRPWEYLDATEWMLAGTTGSAGFAGIEPDRSGEIHPDAELTGPIAVCEGATVRSGAVIEGPALVMPGATVGPNCYVRANSFISNDTKIGAGVELKNSVIMNDANVPHQSYVGDSVVGPRANVGAGSLVANLRHDGEQVTLTHADRRVRTGRRKFGAVIGEGAKLGIGTRLNVGTVVGANATTAPGEVVRRDVTTEDP; from the coding sequence ATGCTCGGGGTACTTGCGTCGGGAGGGGAGATCGGAACCGCGTACGCGCCGTCGACATCCGCAGCGCAGGTGTCGGTCGCCGGAACGCCGGTGGCCGTCCGCGTCGCCGACTCGATGGTTCGTGCCGGCGTCGACGAACTCCTCGTTACGGGCGTCGAACCGACCGTCCAGCGGCGGCTACTCGACCGGTACCCGGAGATAGTGACGACTGAACGGGCGGATCCGCCGACCGCGCACGACCGCGTGGTCCGGCTGCCCGCGACCGCTATCGTCTCCCCGGGCGCGCTCGACGCGCTCGGGCGCCGGAACGCCGCCTACCTCCGGCGCCCCGGGGAACCGCTACCGCCGCTCGACGGCCCGGAAGTCCGTCCGCTTCTGGTACCTACGGACGCGTTCGAGGGTCGCCCGCCGACGGCGGCGGTCGAGGTCGCACGGGAGCTCGCGACCGACGCGGCCATCGACCCGATCGAACACGAGCACGTCGCCGACGTGCGCCGCCCGTGGGAGTACCTCGACGCGACCGAGTGGATGCTCGCGGGAACGACCGGCTCGGCCGGGTTCGCGGGGATCGAACCGGATCGCTCCGGCGAGATCCACCCCGATGCGGAACTCACCGGACCGATCGCCGTCTGCGAGGGCGCGACCGTGCGCTCGGGGGCCGTCATCGAGGGGCCGGCCCTCGTGATGCCCGGCGCGACGGTCGGACCGAACTGTTATGTGAGGGCAAACAGTTTTATTTCAAATGACACAAAGATAGGGGCAGGCGTGGAACTCAAAAACAGCGTCATCATGAACGACGCGAACGTTCCCCACCAGAGCTACGTGGGCGACAGCGTCGTCGGCCCGCGCGCGAACGTGGGCGCCGGCTCGCTCGTGGCGAACCTTCGTCACGACGGCGAGCAGGTGACGCTGACGCACGCCGATCGCCGCGTTCGAACCGGGAGACGGAAGTTCGGCGCGGTGATCGGCGAGGGAGCGAAGCTGGGGATCGGAACCCGCCTCAACGTGGGGACCGTCGTCGGGGCGAACGCGACGACGGCACCCGGGGAAGTCGTCCGCAGGGACGTCACGACGGAGGATCCGTAA